The nucleotide sequence CCCGCGACTCAGCAAACGACCACGGTGAAGTACCCACTCACGCTCACGCCGTGAGCGACTCGGCGAGGCCCGCGAAGCGCCGCGGGCCTCGCGCCACGCCGGCGACACAGGGGCTCGCGCGCGATCACCCCATGGTCCGAGCGCAGCCCCCACCGCGCTCGCTTCGATGTATCCTCCGCGGGCTTGGCTTACGGCATCGACGTTGCGATCGAATCTTGCGCGCGCGGATCCCGCACGCGGACTACGCCTTCTTCGAGCGAGGCACGCACTACACGCCCCTCGAGTATCCCGACGAGCTCAACGCCGCGCTGGAACGTTTCTTCGCAAAGGTGTACGCGGGGGAGTGGGAAAGCGCGTGAGTCGAGTCGGAAAAATGCTCGCCACGATGATCCTTCTGCGGACATGTTCGAGTATGTCCCCGAAATGATCACCTTCCTGAGCAATTCTCCGCGATAGGTTGCAGCGCACCCGAGCGCGTCACCCACGGCGCTTGGGCACGTTCTCGTGGTCGAAGGGGCAGTGACGACATGCCGAGCCGCAGCACTTGCCTCGGCGGCGGTGGTAGTGCTCGGTGAAGACGAGCAAGCCGCTGAGCGGATCGACGTAGTGTTCGGCGCCGTCTGCCAGCGCCTTCGCGTGTGCTGCGCGCCAAGGCGGCTCAGGAGGATGGCGAGGCGACGAAGACATGAAACACGGGGCTTCTTGCGCCTGGCTGCGGCGCGAGGATGGATCCACGGGGGAAAGGCGGCCCGGGAAGTTCCGCAACTTTCCTGGTGCATTGGCCGAAGCGCGGCAAGATGTATCTGACGATGCGAATTCGCGCGCGCGCCCGTTCGGCCTTTTCAGCTGCGCTGCCGTTGTTGGCGGCGATGGGCTGCAAGAGCGAGCGTCACGAGGCAACTGGCTCGGCAGCCACATCGGCGAGTGCAGGCGCGACAGTCGGTGCCACCGTGGGTGCGGCACCGCCATCGGCCGAGCCTGCTCCCGTGCCGACACGCATGCCGCCAGCGGCGCCGCCCCCCGGCAAGGCGAGGCAGATCACGATCCTCGCCGGCGGTGACGTGTCACTCGGACGCGGCGCGGGGCAGCGAATCCTGAAGGACCCTTCCTACAATCCCTTCAAGGAGATCGCGCCGCTACTCGCGACCGCGGACTTTCGCTTCGTCAATCTGGAATCGCAGCTGAGCGATCAGGGCGGCGAGACGCAATCGCCCAATCACTTCCTGATCTTCACGGGCCCGCCCGGGGGCGCCGCAGTGCTGAAGCGCGCGGGCATCGACATGGTGTCCGTGGCGAACAACCACATGTGGGACTACGGCAAGCGCGCCTTGTTCGAGACCTTGGACAACCTGGACCAGGCGGGCGTCGCTCACGCGGGGGCGCGCAGGCAGCCGAACACGCAGTACGAACCCGTCATCGTCGACATCAAGGGCTGGAAGGTCGCGTGGTTTGCCGTCTCACACATTTGGAACCAGGGCCCGATCAATCTGCACGAGGGGCGGCACTACGTTGCTTGGGCCAGCTTCGACTTGCTCGGCAAGCGTCTGAAGAAGGCAGTGAAAGAGAACGACCTGGTATTCGTGAGCTACCACGGTGGTGGCGAATACGTGGACGTGCCGATGCAGTGGACGCGCGACTTCTATCGCGCCGTGATGTCCACCGGCGTCCACGCCATCTTCGGGCATCATCCTCACGTGCCCCACGGCGTGGGCTGGACTCGCGGGCGCCCCGCCTTCTACAGCCTCGGCAACCTGGTGTTCGCCATGCACAGTGACTACGAGTGGACGGGCACCAGCTTCTTTGCGCGCGTCACCATCGACGAGGACAAGTCCATCAGCGTGCAGGCGTGCCCCTACTACATCATGGGCCACGTTCCGATGCTCTTCGATGGCAGGGCAAAGGCCGCACGCGAGCGCTCCTTCGTCAGCCATCTGCGCACGCTCTCTGCTTCCACCGGCGGCGCGAGCGTCGGCGAGCCCGGCGAATTCTCCTGCGTGCCGGTGACACCGAAGCAAGGCCTTCAGCCCGCCCTTTGAAGCAAGGCCTCCAGCCCGCGCTGTGAGGAAGGCCTCCAGCCCGCGCTCAGACGGCTGACTGCCGCGTCCTGTTGCCCGCTGCTTTGGGGTCTAGTGAGGCGCGGCCCTCGGCGGCTACTCATGCCCTGCCCGTCGCTTCGCGTCGGCACGCCACTTGACGCCACCCTGCCCGTCAACTTCACGTCGGCGCGACGCTTCGCGCCAGCCCTTCCCGTCACTTGCCGTCGGCGCGACGCTCGCGCCAGCCCTTCCCGTCACTTCCCGTCACTTCCCGTCGGCGCGACGCGGCGCGTGCCTAGCGTGCCGCCGCGCGCGACAGCGTGCTATGAGATCTGCGTGACGCGGGAGCGGCAGTTGGACAAAGCGCGTCGTACCATTCTGGCGCGTCGCGCACGCTTCGTCGCGGCGGCACTTGCCGGATCCGGAATCGCCGTCAGCGCGCATCTCGCTGCGAAACCCGATGACGAGGCTGACGCGTCCAGTGCGCGGAAAGGCTGCGGCGACGAGAGGAGCCATTGCAGTCCGCAGATCTGCCTGTCCGATATCGACATCGAGGGCGAGTTGGTCGACCCCGACGCAGGCGCCGCCGCGGGTATGTCTGACACCGGCACCTCTGATGCAGGCGCGGAAGAAGTTGCCCTGAACGGTCCCTTGGATGCCGGCGTGCCGCACATCTGCCTCTCGATTGCTCCACCGAGTCACGACCTGCCCTATCACCACGACGGCTTCTATCTACGCCTGAGCCTGTCGCCGTCGCTGCTGACGGGCGTGCGCGATTCAGACGATGCGAGCTATACGGGCTTGGGCTTGGGTGGCGCCGTCGGCGTTGGCATGACGCTGCTTCCTGGAACCGTTTTGGGCTTGTCGCTTCAGCTGGCTCACGCGCCGGAAGGTACGACGAGCGCGCCCTTCGGTGTGACGCAATTCGACTTTGGGCCGATGCTGGATGTGTACCCCTCCGATGGCGGTGGCCTTCATTTCGGTGCGATGATCGGGGGAACCGTCGTGACGCTCAGCGGAGCGGGAAGCAGCGAAGGCTATGGCGGACCGGGCGGTTCGCTTTGGTTTGGTTACGACGCTTGGGTGGGCGAGACTTGGTCGCTAGGCATCGGTGTGCGCGGCAACCTGGCTTGGCTGCGCCGTCCCGAGGACAAGCTCTTTGCCCGCAACCTGTCGCTGTCACTCTCCGCGTTGTGGCACTGAGTTGCCCGGGATCATCGCCGCCTCGCAGAAAGTGCGCTCGAGCTCCGATCGACCTGGTCGCGCGGGTGGCATTCCTGCCAGGATCCGTCGAACATCGGAACGGGCCATGACGAAGCACCTCGGCCCCGCGGACATGACTCCCGTTGCGTGATAGGGTTGCCGAGAGATGGGAGCTTGGGGCACGAAAACCTTCGAGACAGACGTCGCCTTGGACTGGCTCGGTGATCTCGAGGCGACCGATGACGCGGACGCGTTTCTGGAGGAGTCCCTGACGCCCAGCATGGCGGACGACAGCCTGGAAGCCGACCTGGCCCAACATGTCGTCTGCGCAGCGGAAGTCGTAGCCGCCATTCTTGGAGCACCCAGCGCCGGCCTACACTCTGAGGTCGTGACCTGGGTGGAAGCTCATAGCGACCTCGACGTAGAGCCGCTGGCGGAACAGGCAGTCCATGCATTGCGGCTGGTTCTTCGCGAGAGCGAGCTCAACGATCTGTGGGCGGAGAGCGAGAAGCATGACGAGTGGCGCGCGCCGGTGGTGAAGCTGCGCAAGCGATTGAAGGAATTCGCAGATCTCGGGTAGCGGTAGGCTCGCGAGGACGATGTCGGGCTTCCCGACGTCGAGCAGTCCGATGCCGACCGGGCCTTGCAGTGAAAGCGCGCGACTTGCGGTTCGGGTCAGCGTCCAGCCACAGCGACTGCGACGGTTGATCGGGCGACCTGTGTCGGTCTAGTCTGAATGATCATGAAGAAGTCGTTTCCGGTTGGCCACTTCGCAGCGATCGCCTTCGCTCCAATGCTCCTCACCGCCTGCCCCAAGAAGATGTTGGTGGCAGACAAGGTGGCTCCCGATAATCCCACTGCGGCGGACGCCCGCGGCTCCGAGAGCGTCTACGTGATCGAGGCCAAAGGCCAGCCGCTGATCGTGGACTGGCAGCCCGAAGCACGGGGCGACTTGGAAGTGGCCATGAAAGAAGGCGTGGCCGTCGTCGGGTTCAGTGAGAAAGGCCTGCGGCTGCTCAAGGACTGCCACATCGATGGCCAGTACGGCTTCATTGGCGTGAACACCAAAGAGCAAGTCGTCCGCTTGCTGACCGCGGAGGAAGTGAAGGCGAACTTGCCGGGCGCAGGTCTGGGTCTCCTAGCCAAGCTCGGCGGTGAGTTCGGTCAGAGCCAAGCGCTCGAGATCGCCATCGTGATGGTTGGCAAGAAGAAGACGACCTGGGCGAACGCCTCGAAGAAAGATCTCAAGGGTCAGTGCGCCGGTGCCACCCACTTCGTGCGTGGGGCCACCATCGGTGCTTTCGCCATGCGCAGCGGTGCCAAGGGCAAGGCCAGTACCGTCGCGGAGATCTTCGGCGGGGGCGCCAGTGCGTCTGCAGCCAAGTCCAGCGACCTGGCGAACAAAGACGGCTTGATCGACGCCTGTCGCAAAGCACTGCCGGACTCGAACTCACCACCGCAGCAATGTGGGTCGTTGATTCGCCTCGAGTTGGCGGCGCTGAGTGACGAGGCTGTGAAGAAAGACACGCCGCCTTCGGACACACCCACCGTGGTGAAGAACGACGAGAGTGAGGCGTGTCCGACTGGCTTCGTGTTCGCCGAGGGCAAGTGCACCAAGCCCACGACCGTGGAGTCACACGTGTGCAGGTTCGGCGACGTCCAGGATTGCAGCGTTCAATGCGAAAAGGGCAACATGGCAAGCTGCGACGCCCTGGGCGTGATGTTTGCCCAAGGCAACAACGTCAGCGCCAATCCGACCGAGGCTGCCAAGCTCTTCGTCAAAGCGTGCAAAGGTGAGCTGCCGAACGGCTGCTACAACCTTGCACTCACTTTGTTTTCCGGTAGAGGGCTGCCCGAAGCGAAGGACAAGGCGCACATCCTCGCGCAGAAGGCCTGCATGGACGGTCACGCTCAAGCCTGCGCCATGGCCGCGCGGCAGTACCACTTCGGGGACGGCGTGGCGGAAGATCTGAAGAGCGCGGCGAAGCTGTACCTGCAAGCCTGCAAGGGAGGCGACAAGGGCGCGTGCAGCGACTTGGGCGTGATGGCCCATGCGGGACAAGGCATCAACCAGGACGACAAGATCGCAGCGGGTCTGTTCAAGATGGCCTGCGACGGCGGCGCGCCCATCGGTTGCAGCAACCTGGGCTACCTCGTCGAGGTGGGCAAAGGCGTGAAGCAAGACCGCGCGACGGCCGCTGCTATCTATCAGAAGGCGTGTCAGCAGAGTACGGCGGAGTGCCTGTGGTGGGGCGTCGCGCACCAGACCGGCTTGAACGGCACGGTGGACATGAACGTGGCCGCTGCGGAGTGGCGCAAGACCTGTGACGCCTCGAAAGCGCAGGGTGCGTCGTCTTCGGGGCAGCTCATTGCCTGCGCGCTCGTCAGCGAACTCCTCGGGGACAAGCAGCCTCTGGACATGCAGTTCCTGAAGCAGGCCGTGTCCGTGTGGAGCGCCAGCTGCAAGAGCGGCGACATGCGCGACTGCGCGCAGCTGGGCGTCGCGGTGCTCGCCCTTGGCAACAAGCCCCTCGCTCAGCAGACCTTCGCCATGGCTTGCAAGGGTGGCGACCAGTGGGCCTGCGCCATGGCAAAGCACCCGCGAGTGCGCTGAATCGCGTCACAAGTGTCTGGGCTCTCGGCGGTCGCGCAGAGACGGTTCAGCGCGTAACAGCGTCTACAGCGACATCGATCTCCGGGAACGCTTCCGGGCGCGCGACTTCACCGCTGCGAAGTACACGGCAAGACTGATACGCCGAGCCAGCGTCTCCTCGAAGCACTTCCAAGTGCGATACCTCCTGTCTACGACGGAACCGAGCTCGATCCAGCCTGAGCGCTCGCGGTCTGAGCGCTCGCAAGTCCAGAACCATCCGCAGCCAGTGCTGGCACTTCAGGCTCGGCGGGAAGCGCGAGGCCGATGGACGTCGCGAGTTCGGGCGACGCTTGGGCGAGCATCCATACCAAGCGCGTGGCAGCAAGGACGCCGACCGGCAGCATCAACACCTGAAAGCACGGAAGCCAGAACAAGATCGCGAACGCAACCCCGAAGCTCATCGTCGCGCGCTTGTGCGCTCCAAGGAGCTTCATGCGATCGCGCATACGCATGCCGCGCAGGGTGAGCGGATAGTCGAGCAAGTTCCAGCTCAGGGAAAACGCGGCGACGAGTAGCTTCAGGGGCACTGTGACCACCACCGCGGGTGGCAAGAGTAGATCCACGATCCACAGCAGGAGCAGGATCGGTAGTGCGATGCAGAAAGCGAAGGCTTGCGACTTCAAGCCGATCCACATTTCTGCGAAGAAGCCGCTCTCGGCGCGGGAGGGAACTCCTAGCTTCTCCTCGGCGTGCGCGACCAGGCGCTCCAGCGCGGGTGCAGACAGCGGCGCAGCGAGCGCCAGGGACACCAAGAGCCCGATTAGTCCTGCCAGAATCGCCACCAACCAGCCGACCGCAGCGCCCGCCCAGGTGACCCACGTGCTGGCGCCGTCGCCGTGGATCCAACCTTCCGCCCAGGGGCGAATCAGGCTGACTGAGATCGCCACGCTGATCGTCACCAAGACCATGAGCACCAGGGCGGGCACGATGGCGTAGGGCAGGGAGCGCGGGCTGGTCAGCAGAAACCGGAAGCCAAAGCCCAGGCTGCTCAAGCCCGCACGAAACCCCGGACCGCCCTTCATGGCGCCGAGTGTACTCGGTGGGCGTACGTTCCCCTAGGGCCACCACGCTGCGACATCGAGGCCGACTTCAGCGAAGGGCTCGATGCGAGCGTCGTGTTCGTCGCCCCATGTGCCGAGTTCCACCCAGCGACCCGACTCGAGCCGATAGGCCGTGATCGTGCGAGCCTCGAGGTCCACGACCCAGTGAAACGGGACACCCATCTTCGCGTAGTACGGCTTCTTCACCAGCAAGTTGTGCCGCCGAGTGGTTGGCGAGAGAATCTCGCACACCCAATCCGGGATGACGTTGATGGAGGCGTCCTGGGGCAACGTCGGAAGACGCTGTCGGCGCCAACCGGCTAGATCTGGTGCAATCTCCGGCGTGTTTGGCAGTTCGATGCCGGGTTCAGGCAAGATCCACCAACCCCCCGGGCCGCCCATCCCTCGGCGGAATGGGCCGCGCAGATCCGCACCGATGCCGAGCGCCACGTCCTGATGCGGTCCGCGCGGCC is from Polyangiaceae bacterium and encodes:
- a CDS encoding DUF5522 domain-containing protein: MSSSPRHPPEPPWRAAHAKALADGAEHYVDPLSGLLVFTEHYHRRRGKCCGSACRHCPFDHENVPKRRG
- a CDS encoding CapA family protein; its protein translation is MRIRARARSAFSAALPLLAAMGCKSERHEATGSAATSASAGATVGATVGAAPPSAEPAPVPTRMPPAAPPPGKARQITILAGGDVSLGRGAGQRILKDPSYNPFKEIAPLLATADFRFVNLESQLSDQGGETQSPNHFLIFTGPPGGAAVLKRAGIDMVSVANNHMWDYGKRALFETLDNLDQAGVAHAGARRQPNTQYEPVIVDIKGWKVAWFAVSHIWNQGPINLHEGRHYVAWASFDLLGKRLKKAVKENDLVFVSYHGGGEYVDVPMQWTRDFYRAVMSTGVHAIFGHHPHVPHGVGWTRGRPAFYSLGNLVFAMHSDYEWTGTSFFARVTIDEDKSISVQACPYYIMGHVPMLFDGRAKAARERSFVSHLRTLSASTGGASVGEPGEFSCVPVTPKQGLQPAL
- a CDS encoding DUF4259 domain-containing protein, yielding MGAWGTKTFETDVALDWLGDLEATDDADAFLEESLTPSMADDSLEADLAQHVVCAAEVVAAILGAPSAGLHSEVVTWVEAHSDLDVEPLAEQAVHALRLVLRESELNDLWAESEKHDEWRAPVVKLRKRLKEFADLG
- a CDS encoding tetratricopeptide repeat protein; protein product: MKKSFPVGHFAAIAFAPMLLTACPKKMLVADKVAPDNPTAADARGSESVYVIEAKGQPLIVDWQPEARGDLEVAMKEGVAVVGFSEKGLRLLKDCHIDGQYGFIGVNTKEQVVRLLTAEEVKANLPGAGLGLLAKLGGEFGQSQALEIAIVMVGKKKTTWANASKKDLKGQCAGATHFVRGATIGAFAMRSGAKGKASTVAEIFGGGASASAAKSSDLANKDGLIDACRKALPDSNSPPQQCGSLIRLELAALSDEAVKKDTPPSDTPTVVKNDESEACPTGFVFAEGKCTKPTTVESHVCRFGDVQDCSVQCEKGNMASCDALGVMFAQGNNVSANPTEAAKLFVKACKGELPNGCYNLALTLFSGRGLPEAKDKAHILAQKACMDGHAQACAMAARQYHFGDGVAEDLKSAAKLYLQACKGGDKGACSDLGVMAHAGQGINQDDKIAAGLFKMACDGGAPIGCSNLGYLVEVGKGVKQDRATAAAIYQKACQQSTAECLWWGVAHQTGLNGTVDMNVAAAEWRKTCDASKAQGASSSGQLIACALVSELLGDKQPLDMQFLKQAVSVWSASCKSGDMRDCAQLGVAVLALGNKPLAQQTFAMACKGGDQWACAMAKHPRVR
- a CDS encoding EI24 domain-containing protein produces the protein MKGGPGFRAGLSSLGFGFRFLLTSPRSLPYAIVPALVLMVLVTISVAISVSLIRPWAEGWIHGDGASTWVTWAGAAVGWLVAILAGLIGLLVSLALAAPLSAPALERLVAHAEEKLGVPSRAESGFFAEMWIGLKSQAFAFCIALPILLLLWIVDLLLPPAVVVTVPLKLLVAAFSLSWNLLDYPLTLRGMRMRDRMKLLGAHKRATMSFGVAFAILFWLPCFQVLMLPVGVLAATRLVWMLAQASPELATSIGLALPAEPEVPALAADGSGLASAQTASAQAGSSSVPS
- a CDS encoding Uma2 family endonuclease produces the protein MDPAVKAPTLDDLEGLPPEIKGEIIEGVLYTMTRPRGPHQDVALGIGADLRGPFRRGMGGPGGWWILPEPGIELPNTPEIAPDLAGWRRQRLPTLPQDASINVIPDWVCEILSPTTRRHNLLVKKPYYAKMGVPFHWVVDLEARTITAYRLESGRWVELGTWGDEHDARIEPFAEVGLDVAAWWP